The Streptomyces tubercidicus DNA segment CCGGCCATCACGCAGGGCAGGAGCCCGGCTATTTCGTTGCTGGTGTGAGAGACGCAGTGGAACTTTTTCGCAGCCTTCTGCTTTTCCTGTTGCTTGCGGGCTTCTTCAGCCTTGCGGCGTGCTTCGGCTACCTCGCTCTCGCGCTTCTTCTTCACCTCCGTCCATGCCTGGGTGGCGAGGGCGTTGGCTTCCTTAGCGCTCTTGCCGGCGTCGAGTGCTGCAAACCGGGCGTCATCAGAAGCGGAGTCGGCCAGATAAGCCGAAGTGCGAGCATAGTCGGCGGAGAACTCTGCCTGGGCTGCGGAGCTTTCGGCGTCGGCGGCATCGTGGTCGGCGGCGTTGGCGGCGCTGCGTGCGGTTTTGGCGGACTTGGCTGCCTCGGCGGCGCTGCCTTCTGCGCTGGTGGCGGACTTGTCGGCGTCGGCGGCGTACTGTTTGGCGAGGTTGGCGGACTTCTTCGCCCCGTTTGCGGCCTTGGCGGCGTCGTCCTTGGCGTCGACGGCCTTGGCGGCGGATTCTGCCGCCTTCCAGCTGTTGTGCCGGGCCTTGGCCGCCACGCGGATGCTTCGGCGATCAGCCGCTGCATCTGGGCGATGTGGGTACTGGCGAGCTTGTCCTTGCGGTCGGCCATGTACTGGCCGACCTGAACGAAGTCGTGGAGCTCGTCAGCGGGGCCGGCCAGGGCGATTTTGGCCGCGGCCTTCATCTCCGGGCCGCCGTCGTTGACGAGCTTGGAGGCGATGACCTGCTCGTCGGAGTTCAGCGCCGCATACTGGCCGTTGCTGACGAACGCCGCGAGCACCTTGCCCTTGCCGTTGGCCAGTGCGGCCTTGGACGCCTCCTTCACGCCGGGGCCGCCGGCGTTGTTGATCTGTGAGACGCGCACGGCGTAGTCGGTGGCGGCCACGTCGTACTGACCGGTCGTGTAGAAGTCGCTGACCTGCTGATCGGAGCCCTTGAGCGCCTCCTCAGCACCCTTGCGCACGACCTCGTAGGGGCTTTGCGTGCTGAGCTGGGAGACCTGCTCGCGGATCTCGTCCTGAGCGGCCTGCTTCCACCCCGTGCGCAGGTACTCCAGGACCTCGTCGTCCAGCCCGGACAGGGCTCTGGCGGCGGCCTCCTGGTGCCAGGGACCACGGATCTTCAGGGCCTTGAGAGCGAGGACGCGGCCCTTTTGTGCGATGGCCTTGGTATCGGCCTCGGGCTTGTCGGCCTCGGCAGCCAGTTCGGCCGCCGTGGTGTCCAGGGAACGGGACTCCACCAGACCCGCGGCAGAGGTCGCAGTGACCGAGGCGGTCTGTGCCGCGTGGGACCGGGCGCGTTCGATGGCGGCAGCGGTGCGGGTGGTCAGGTCCTCCGCCTCGGCCTCACGGGCGATACCGAAGACCTTCTTGGCGGTCGCCGCCGCAGACTCGGCAGCATCTGCGGCCCTCTTCGCCGCATCTGCGTGTTTCTTCGCCTGTTCGGCCGCCTTCGCTGATTCACCGGCGTGCTTGGCGGCCTCTTCCGCGGCCGCGGCGGCGTTGTCGGCATGCGTGGCGGCGGAGTCCGCGGCCTCACGTGCTTCGTCGGCGGCGTTGGCGGCCTTGCCGGCCAGGGCCTCGGCGGCGTCGGCTGCGCGGTCGGCCTCATTGGCGTGACGGCGGGTCTCCGCGGCGGCCGCCCTGGCCTCGCTGGAATGGACGCCCGCGGCCTCGGCGTAGGTGTTGGCCTCATCGGCAGCGTCCGCCGCGGCGTTGGCGTTGCTGTTGGCGCTGCGGGAGGCCTTTGCGGCGGCGCCTGCGGCCAGCGAGGCAGCGCCGGCCTGCTTGGCCGCCTGTGCGGAGGTCCGAGCGAGGGTGGCCGCTGCGCGGGCCTTCTTCGCCATGTCCCTGGCTTCGCCCGCCCGGCCCGCGTCGTACGCGGCCGCGATCGAGGCGTTGTAGGCGTCGTTGGCCGCATCAGCGGCATTGGCGGCCGCCGCGGCGGTCTGCGCCGCTGCGAAAGCGGCAATGCGGGCCGAGCGGTTGGCGGCGTTGGCCGCGCTGATGGCCGTCTGCGACGCGGCAGCAGCAGCACGCGCCGCATCGGCGGCCTGCTTGGCCTTGACCGCCGCCCGCTGGGAGTCGTTCTTGGCGGCGTTGGTCTCCCGTGCCGCCTTCCGCGCGGCTTCCTTGGCGAGATCCGACGCCTCGATCGCACGCGTGGAGGCTACCTGCGCCTTCTCGGTCGCGTCCTTGGCCCGCTTGCCGGCCAGGGTGGCCTGCTCGGTCAGCTGGGCGATGGTGGCATGTTCCTGGTCGCGATTCCGGGCGACGAACTGCCCCACCTCGAGGAACTCGGCGATGTCGTCGGGCGTGCCCTTGAGCGCGACCTTGCCGGCTGCCTTGACCGCCGGGCCGCCCGAGTTGACGAGCTGCGAGACCTCGACCTCGTTGTCCGTCTCGCGCGCCGTGTACTGCCCCTCCGCGAGGAACTTCGCCCGGTCTTCCGGGGTGCCCTTCAACGCTGCCTTGCCGGCGTCCTTGACCCCGTTGCCCCCGAAGTTGATGACCCGGGAGACCTCGACCTGCTGGTCCTCCTCCAGCGGAGCCTTCCAGCCATCCTTCAAAAACGCCCGCAGCGCCTCGGGGTGCTCCGAAGTGCTGCTCTTCAAGGCCGTTTTGGCCGCCTCGCGTACCGCAGGACCACCGGCGTTGAAGATCCGGCTCGCATCGACATAGTCGTCGACGAACTCGATACCGTCCCTCTGGTCAAGGAACGTCTCAAGATCTTCATCCTTACCAAGAAGTGCCTGCTCAGCAGCTTCCTTGACCCCAGGACCGCCATCTGTCCAGTAGTCGACAACTCGCTCACGCATGAAATGCAGGTCGTCGTCGTTCGTGTCCGCAGCGGCGGCAGGCCCCGATCCCAGGAGTCCAGCCACCAATGACGCGGTCAGCAGCGTGGCCCAGGAGCCAAGAAGCGGCCGTCCACTGCTGCTGGGTAACAGGCCGCTCTTGAGGAGCCAAGCGGCTCTCTTTGCGCTTGATCCCGGTCTCATACGGTTCGGTCCTCTCTTGTCATTCATAGCGATCGGTCATCCCCCGGCTGCCGGCAAACCGCTCAGTAGACGGGGCGGCACGCACGGGCATATCTCAAGGCAGTGGGCAGGTGGTCACGCAATCGACTCTGCTCGCGCGCACCTTTTGACCCGCGTCACGGCCTCACCAGAAGACGCTCCGTCGACAGAAGGGTGCTGGTGGTGTCGGGATGGAGGGTGAGTTTCCCTCCGGGCCAGAGCACCACGAGGTCGTTCTGACCGGCCGGGCCACCGAAGGAACCCACGGTGGCCAGCAAGGCATCGCGCCAAGGGGACTTGGCGGGCATCAGCCGGTGCTCGCGCCCGAAGACTTCAGCGGCGATGTTCTCGTATGCCGTGACCTCGCCGTCGCTCCAGCGGACGAACAGATCCTGGTCTCCCGTTCCCGGGCGGAAGTCACCCGCCGAGACGTCCCGTGCGTGCGGCCAGGTGGTGTCGGGCGGTTTGACGAGCTGCCGCTCGGCGTGCAGCCCCTTGGCGTCCACGTTCGTGTACAGGGTCACTTCACCATCGGTCCAGGTGACCAGGAGGTCGTCGCTGCGCGTGTTGCCACCGCCGAAGCGCCCGGCGGCCATCGTGCTCGCGTGGGTCCAGGTGTCGTTGGGCCCCTTCAGCTCCACCCTGTCCGTCAGCTTGTTGCTTTCGTTGACATCCTTGAAGAGGGTCAGCCTGCCGTCGGTCCAGCGGACCAGAAGGTCATCACTCGCGTCACCGGTGAAGTCGCCGGCGGTGATGACCGCGGCCTGCTGCCATGCCTTGTCCTTGACGAGCTGGACGTCCTTGCCGAATCCGTATGCGCCGTCACCCGGGTAGAGGGAGAGCTCACCGTCGGACCAGCGCACGATGAGATCGCTGACGTTGTTGCGTACCGAGGAAGTGTGGAAGCGGCCGGTCGTCAGGACCCTTGCATGGGTCCAGGTTCCGGCGGTTCCCATGGACGTGCCGGTGCCCGGATCCGGGTCCGACGGCGTCCCCGTGGCGGCCTGCCGGTAGAGCCGGAAGACGTCCTCGTCGAATTGAGACGTGTAGCTGGTGTGGTCGAAGAGGCCGCCGGTCTTGTAACCGCCGATGACACCGACGAGGTCGCCACGCCGGCCGTCGAAGTTCTCCAGGAAGGGACCGCCGCTGACACCGGTGCGGAAACCCTCGCACTTGATTTCCATGAACCGGCCCTGGAAGGCGGTGGTGTCATTGATGCACTGAAGAGGGGTCTTCTGGCCACCGGGGTAGCCGACGAGGGTCACGGCTTTGCGTGCGAGCTTCGCCGTGGGCACGGAGGTCAGTTCGTTGCCGCGTCCGACGGCGTCCTCCAGGAGCTGGCCTCGGGCGTTCGGGCCGACGTTCAGGAAGGCGAAGTTGACGTCATCGTCGGGCGTCGAGCCTGGGTAGCGGGTATCGATCCAGATTTTGTCTTCCTGGACCGGGAAGATCCCGTAGGGAGCGTCTCCTGCCTGCCCGGCCGTGGTTGCTCCGGCGCGGTAGCCCGGCACGAATGCGAAGTCGTGGTGGCGGCGGTCGCCCTTGAGGCAGTGCGCGGCCGTGATGGCGAGGCTCTTGGTCGGCGAGGCCACCGCACTGGCGGTGCAGAACTGGTCCGGAGTGGCCGAGCCATCGGTGGCACGGATCAGGAACACGCCGACCGTGGCGATCCCCTCGGGCACCTGACGGGACGGCTCGTTCGCCAGCGAACGCTTCCGCCTCTGCCCGGGCTCTGACGGTGATGGTGTATCCG contains these protein-coding regions:
- a CDS encoding ALF repeat-containing protein, with the protein product MAGLLGSGPAAAADTNDDDLHFMRERVVDYWTDGGPGVKEAAEQALLGKDEDLETFLDQRDGIEFVDDYVDASRIFNAGGPAVREAAKTALKSSTSEHPEALRAFLKDGWKAPLEEDQQVEVSRVINFGGNGVKDAGKAALKGTPEDRAKFLAEGQYTARETDNEVEVSQLVNSGGPAVKAAGKVALKGTPDDIAEFLEVGQFVARNRDQEHATIAQLTEQATLAGKRAKDATEKAQVASTRAIEASDLAKEAARKAARETNAAKNDSQRAAVKAKQAADAARAAAAASQTAISAANAANRSARIAAFAAAQTAAAAANAADAANDAYNASIAAAYDAGRAGEARDMAKKARAAATLARTSAQAAKQAGAASLAAGAAAKASRSANSNANAAADAADEANTYAEAAGVHSSEARAAAAETRRHANEADRAADAAEALAGKAANAADEAREAADSAATHADNAAAAAEEAAKHAGESAKAAEQAKKHADAAKRAADAAESAAATAKKVFGIAREAEAEDLTTRTAAAIERARSHAAQTASVTATSAAGLVESRSLDTTAAELAAEADKPEADTKAIAQKGRVLALKALKIRGPWHQEAAARALSGLDDEVLEYLRTGWKQAAQDEIREQVSQLSTQSPYEVVRKGAEEALKGSDQQVSDFYTTGQYDVAATDYAVRVSQINNAGGPGVKEASKAALANGKGKVLAAFVSNGQYAALNSDEQVIASKLVNDGGPEMKAAAKIALAGPADELHDFVQVGQYMADRKDKLASTHIAQMQRLIAEASAWRPRPGTTAGRRQNPPPRPSTPRTTPPRPQTGRRSPPTSPNSTPPTPTSPPPAQKAAPPRQPSPPKPHAAPPTPPTTMPPTPKAPQPRQSSPPTMLALRLIWPTPLLMTPGLQHSTPARALRKPTPSPPRHGRR
- a CDS encoding trypsin-like serine peptidase; protein product: MRRISWVRATVLALCASLAIATPATALPYEGPGSSGTEPVTTDPTTVPPGIGPDSVHGVHEDQAEKAREAQRYWTPERIRAAVPVDASPSGEADTPSPSEPGQRRKRSLANEPSRQVPEGIATVGVFLIRATDGSATPDQFCTASAVASPTKSLAITAAHCLKGDRRHHDFAFVPGYRAGATTAGQAGDAPYGIFPVQEDKIWIDTRYPGSTPDDDVNFAFLNVGPNARGQLLEDAVGRGNELTSVPTAKLARKAVTLVGYPGGQKTPLQCINDTTAFQGRFMEIKCEGFRTGVSGGPFLENFDGRRGDLVGVIGGYKTGGLFDHTSYTSQFDEDVFRLYRQAATGTPSDPDPGTGTSMGTAGTWTHARVLTTGRFHTSSVRNNVSDLIVRWSDGELSLYPGDGAYGFGKDVQLVKDKAWQQAAVITAGDFTGDASDDLLVRWTDGRLTLFKDVNESNKLTDRVELKGPNDTWTHASTMAAGRFGGGNTRSDDLLVTWTDGEVTLYTNVDAKGLHAERQLVKPPDTTWPHARDVSAGDFRPGTGDQDLFVRWSDGEVTAYENIAAEVFGREHRLMPAKSPWRDALLATVGSFGGPAGQNDLVVLWPGGKLTLHPDTTSTLLSTERLLVRP